The genomic stretch GTAGCCCTACTCCCACACCCAAAAAGAGATTGTGAACTGCATCGAAGAACTCACCTCCTGATGATGCAACAACTGCAAGTGTTTTGGGGTGTAAGGTGGCTATGGATGTTCTTGAAGAGGGATTGAGATTGAGTTTTCTTCCAAGAAATGGAGATAGGGGTTTTGGTCTGTGAGTGCTGTGGAGTTTGATAGGTATTGTACCTCCTGATGCCACAGTGGCCATGACTGCAGAAAAAAAGGTTTTACTTGAATCTCTGCTTCAAGTGTCAAGTCACTGGTTTCTCTTGAATCCGCTTCGAGTTTAGACctctagtttttctttctttcttttttcatcattttttcctttgataTTTTTGGCTTGGTTATACAGTGACAGTTATGGCAGGTATTTTGTGTGGATAGCAGTAGAGGGgatggaagaggaagaaaagcaaCGTACACCACAGATGACACGTAGACACCTGTAAACATGATTGGGCTGGgcttctatttatatttatatatttagatgtatgtgattgttttttaaaatagtttttatttataaatatatattaaattaatattttttatttttaaaaactaacacattaaaataataaaaaatatataaatttaaagtaaaaaaaataaataaaaatttcattttttttcaaaaaaaattttaaaacacaaaattaaatagaGCTCCttgctattattttaatatattgactactttattttttgtcttaaaagaaaaaacatgaaattaaaatgaagggaaaatattaattgtttttttttctttaaacccCCCCTCTCTTCTTTTCACTCCATATAAAATACAACATGACGTGTCAAAATGtcatttttcattgaaatacaacatgaaaaaggaaaaaaaattacactgtTCAAGATATTATATTGACAATTTGACATTTTCAAATGGTTGTCGCCATTGAAATTGCCCCAAGAGGCACGTACATGATGTTGTACAGTGAGCACGCTTGATGTCAACAAGACACGTTTTCTAGAAAAAGCCCAAGGAAAAAAGACAGCCTGGGTGTACACAGTGACCGATGGAACCCTAGGCCCATGTTCGAAGCCCAAAGCAAGAATCGGTTTGATGCATTATTAATATTTGGTTTATCGAATGAGGATGCTGGGAGTGCATTTCAAAAGTACTAaaattttttgctttgaattaatatattaacaaaGGTAAGTTAagacttaagttttttttttaaataaaaaatattattttaatatatttataaataaaaaaatattttaaaaaataaccgttgTAACACCTTAAATAGCGACTAAACTTGTTATATAATGATCCATACCAATAGCCATTTCAGAGCTCAATCCTCTTCACCCGAACATGTTCAGCTCCGTATACAGTGAGATCTTCCGCTCCGACGTCCCCTCTAGCTGTGTGCGGCAGCATTCATCAACGGTCGAGGCAGAGCTTATATGAGCCTCAAATTCAACCTAAGTgaattcaaatattttctttttatttttcccatTTCTCTATTTACTATTGCCTTGCCTGCACTAGGAGTGGAAGTTATACtccattgttttattttctttccttctctagCAAGTGTAATGAGTGTGGATGTTAGTTTCAACTTTACATTTATTGcattctgaaaataaaaaataaaaaaaactttagcttTATCGctgtttaaaaattaactatagCTTCAcgatattaactttttaaaacaaacaggAAAAGCTCCAGATCAATGACAAACAGGAGGGAAAAGAGAGCtcgatttcttttatttccctAGCTAAGAACTGGAAAGACCTGATTTAGCAAATCAACAAAAGTAacgaagaaggagaagaaaatgttCCAGTAGCTGGTTTTAAATCAAACAAGCGGCGATTCTTGGCCAAAATAATGCAACCAATACCCACGTACGACAATTCAAGAACCCGCGCTTACTTTACATCTTAATTACAAACTTAAGgttccggttttttttttattaccctGATATTTCTCCGtgagatatattatttttaattatagtttttaaataatgattataaatagagaaaaaatacattatCTATGATAAAGATAAGGTGGAGAATGGAGATAATAGGCgaggataataataataatgacaaaAGGTTTTGAAGAATCGATGATAAGATAATAATTAGGGCAACAgtacaattataattttgctaaatcttgaatgtatttttttatttaaattattttttaatatgttactgctaaaaataaatttttaaacataaaaaaatatttgaaaatatttaaagatccttcaaataaattatgataaagTGTAGTTATTATAATGTTTGGTTAACAATAACAAGTTGATAGCgagtgataaaaatatttaaaacatgttttttaaaaaattgacattattaagaggttaattaaaaaatattttttatttacttatttttcagttttttattaatgttgaaaaataatttcaataaagttTCTAGCAACCAAACAAACACTAAAACAACTTTTGATCAACGACAAGCATTAATCAAACAATGTAGCAGGTGGAAGTCCCTTATTGGTATTTAACAATATCCCTTTCaccttatattattattatactgtACAACAAGCAAGACCAAAAACCCTTTGAAAGCGGTTTTCCATGATCTTCAAAGAGAAcccacttcaaaaaaaaaaaaccctccaccACCTAGCTTTTCCTTTATCCACGCAGCCAATCATCATCTTTATCGGATCACCATGACAAACAACCGAGGATCCCACTTTTTCTCTGCGTTTTCAAAGTAATTGAACGCTCCATTTTCCACAAAATCCAGCCGTTAACAAATTTCTCTTAACGGCCGTAACCCCTTATTGGTCTCAACGAAAGACCCGACAAAAATCCTCACATTTCAACCTGTGTCCTAGCATCTAGATCACAGCACCAAACCTAGCTAGCTATCACAAAACAAGGTGGGATGACGATAAAGATCATAAGGTGCCCACAAAGCATCCAACGGACACGGTCTTTTAGAGTTCAACCTGAGCCAAGGCTTGCCCTTGCCACTCCAATGTAACAAACTTACCGGACCGGGATGCAAATCCCTGCACAGCCCTTCAAGATTATCACCCCCGAGCCCATGTTGATTCCATCTATGCTCGACACCCTCCACGTCGCCGgcaaaaacaagcaaaaaaggAGGCAATGAACCCAACTCGTAAATCCTATTCTTCTTCTGTACTCTCATCCAGTACTCTAATTTTTCAGTGTATTTCCCTTCTCTCCATTTTCGCAAATCTATCACCATCACCCCCGTGTTAAAATAGCACGCTTTCCTCCCCGTAAACGATGTCGCATACACTGGACTCGACCAAAACCGAGagttaaaataatgagaaaaattaACATGGCAATATTCTGGTGCGCCAAGTACGTGTGCACCTAGATTGATGTTCCATAATTTTGCCACGTCATCGACCACGATTAAATCAGAATCGAAGTAGATGATTCTCCTCACCGTGAACGGTAAGAGGTCGGCGAGGTAGATTCGCGCGTAATTCAACGGTTGATCCAGAGCTCGGCGAATGGAGGATGAGATTTTTCCTCTGACCAGATCAGTGTTGAAATGGTAGAGATGGAAGGTTAGGTAAGGGAATGTGGAGGTGATTGTGCGTCGGAGGTCGGCTCTGCGGTGAGTGGCGATGAAGTGGAAGACTATGTGTTCAGGACAGGCGGCGTGTTGGAGGACGGAGAGGACTCCGGCTACGGAGCCACGGAGGTAGGTGGCATCGAGTGTCATTGCGATGTGAATTATAGTAGGATCGTGGTGGTGGCGGTTGAGGTTGTTGAATGATGAAGGCCATGTCTTTTTGGGACATTCTCTGCCGTTTCGAAATGCCGGTGCTTCTCTAAACGCAGGAAGTTCTGCGTTAGGTAAGCCCTGTACGGAGACGACGACGGTGGttagaaagagaaaaatgcAGAGGATTGACATGGTGTTTGAAACTAGGTGTGTGGACTATGGTGGCGACATGAGATGATGATAAGAGGAGATAGGTGGCTGGGGGTAGTTTGGGGATTTTGTTTGAGAGAGTGGGAATATACTGTGTGGGTTAAAGCCAGGCTGGCAAagtcccttttgtttttgtctgtaATTGAGGGCCAAGGACAAGGGTTTTCATCCTGTGCTAG from Populus alba chromosome 8, ASM523922v2, whole genome shotgun sequence encodes the following:
- the LOC118039964 gene encoding probable galacturonosyltransferase-like 3 yields the protein MSILCIFLFLTTVVVSVQGLPNAELPAFREAPAFRNGRECPKKTWPSSFNNLNRHHHDPTIIHIAMTLDATYLRGSVAGVLSVLQHAACPEHIVFHFIATHRRADLRRTITSTFPYLTFHLYHFNTDLVRGKISSSIRRALDQPLNYARIYLADLLPFTVRRIIYFDSDLIVVDDVAKLWNINLGAHVLGAPEYCHVNFSHYFNSRFWSSPVYATSFTGRKACYFNTGVMVIDLRKWREGKYTEKLEYWMRVQKKNRIYELGSLPPFLLVFAGDVEGVEHRWNQHGLGGDNLEGLCRDLHPGPVSLLHWSGKGKPWLRLNSKRPCPLDALWAPYDLYRHPTLFCDS